DNA sequence from the Osmia lignaria lignaria isolate PbOS001 chromosome 2, iyOsmLign1, whole genome shotgun sequence genome:
TACACAATCTATAATTATatcatgtatgtatatatgggtatataaattgaaaattgatctaAATTATAGGTTGAAGAGTTAAATAGTCTGATAggtgaattatattaaaaaataaaagcaattaTTATTTCGTACTATGTTTATTATCATGACGAAATGATCacaaatcattaaaaaaaataaaccaTTTGATGGCAATTTAGTTTTAATCTTCTACAATCTCTATACAAAACAAGTTCTATaactgaaaaatttcaatagaatGTATATAAGTAATGGTAcaaaaaatgtaaaagaaagTGTCTTCTACATCAAATTGATGATAACattctaatattatatttttctttatttatagtTTCATCTAGCATATACTCCACATACATATGTGTTGTACTTGAATTATTAGGAAAATAATATACTGAAGCCTCAACATCCAAAATCTTTGTTAGATCACATTTTACACTTACAGAATACATAGGTTCTGCaatagatccaaaaatatcatctaTGTAGCCTAACAATGCATAGTCTGATTTACAATCTGAATAATTTAAACAGCTCAAAAACAAAGgacttccaaaatataaaagatatttagaagaatatggttttacaattactatgtctaatgttttaataacattattaatttttccagCCACATAGTTC
Encoded proteins:
- the LOC117608651 gene encoding uncharacterized protein LOC117608651, coding for MDQINKCLEELRIQSSGQHNEKQENYVAGKINNVIKTLDIVIVKPYSSKYLLYFGSPLFLSCLNYSDCKSDYALLGYIDDIFGSIAEPMYSVSVKCDLTKILDVEASVYYFPNNSSTTHMYVEYMLDETINKEKYNIRMLSSI